The genomic segment tgtggcccctgattctggactctcccaacatcgggaacatttacctgcatctagcttttccagtccttttataattttataattgtatacgtttctgtacgatcccctctcattcttctaaactccagtgaatacaagcccggtctttccaatctttccacatatgacagtcccgctatcccggggattaacctcgtgaacatacactgcactgcctcaagagcaatgatgccttcctcaaattaggaggccaaacctgcacacaatactccagatgtggtctcaccagggaccttcgcaactgcagaaggacctatactcaaatcatctcgctatgaaggccaacatgccattggcttccaTATATACACACCGTCCACAGCCTCATTCATTTCAATGTTCCGTGCTACCTATCAGACCGTCATACATTTTGccttggtgttattgcaatgagcCATCACTGGACTTCGTAATGGCATTCGTTAATGTCCTTAAATGTAAGCGAATATAGTGTTGAATCTCAACGCTCGCATCGATTCCAACTCCAATACCACCTGAAAGGATGCCTAGCGGCGTTAATGCCTTTTATAAAAACACATGGTTGACCAATGCGCTGCAAGGAGAATGCTCTGTCGTCCTTTGTCTGTCCATTGCTTCTCCTGTGCGTCGGATTCACACAAGATCGAGAACGATCGGCTGCGCCGAATGTTGCGAGTGAATTTGCTTTGAAGGAAGTCGTGATATGAATAAAATGTTTCCACCATGGTTCAATCAAATACTCCAAAATATGGCTATATAAAATCAGAAATTACAACGTTCCTTGCAGGAAAACGATTCAAAGAATAATATCCAACATCGTTTATACTATTACTCGAACAGAGAAAATGTTTTTCGCGGTGATACAATGACTAAAAATAGTTCACTATGAGTGATGATTCACTGAGCTGTGTTACCTCTAATGAGCACAGTAGGCTTTCCTCAGCTTTATAAACGAATCCCCAGAATACGTCGGCAGTGCAATTATTTTGCATGCAATCAGTTCAGACCGAAATGGGATACGCGACCATTTATTACATTGCGAGCATTTACTATCCTATACTTGCAGCGGTTGGAATTATTGGTAAGAAAATTAATCCGGAGACAATATATGTCGTTTCATCCGTGTGTTATTTTGCCACAAATGTTTGTTTTACTGTAACTAACGCGGATTGATAAACGCGGATTGGTCTTATCTCTGACCAACGTAGAATGAGGAAATTGTGCTACAAACAAAGTGACGGAACCTATTGAGACTAGTTTTTATGTTGTATATGGGTCCTTGCAAGCGCTGGCAAATGGTGGTGCGCGGCAGTGGACTGCGGAAAAAACGATGATTTGTTGTTGCATCTATTTGAAACAGCTTTCCGCTCATTTCCAGCACAAAGTTATTTTGCCACATTATACCTTTCAATAATTCGACCGAATTGTTTTGCCACATTAGACCGAATGCCCCTTGGAATAATTGTTCAAATATCTCTTCAAATTCCAGTGTCAACGTGAATGGACATCACCTTTCCTCCATAATGTTTTAGCCATTTATTTAACATCTGTGCGTCCTGTCGGCGATTGTTGCTACTGTACGGAACGGTCTCCCTCAATCCCTTCAGGTATCACGAGGCTGCAGTCATGGACTAGTTCGCGGTGACCGAACCGTTCAGCCGTTCAGCCATTCGTCGGTAATTTGTTCGTGGATTTACCCAGCAGTGTTCTAATCTGACGGAGAATTTCCCACACGGGTGCGCTGTCAACCTGCATGAGCGGCCCTGGCGAATCCTGGAATCATTGGTTTTCAGCCTCTGTTCTTTGTACCGTAGCAAGAATTCTGCGGGATTTGAAATGCTGCCCTTAGGAGTGTGgcagtgagggatggagagatatggatcatattTCTCGGCATGAATTACGCTATTTTATTTAGGTTTTTGATTGACATGTAtatcaaggtagagtgaaaagctttgacatGCATGCTATCTAAAGAGATCTGATCTACCATAAATATACACGATCAGGTCAATTTCAAATCCAATAGACAGAACAAATGCGTGCACTCGATACTGGAGCCATGTCGGATTTCCTGGGTCTCCGCCGCAATTTCTTGGACAGAGTTTCTGCCAAGCCAAGTAGATGCATCCCGATCAGATGCTCTCCACTGTGTATCTCTAGACGTCAGTAAGAGTAATTGGAAACATCTGGAATTTCCTTGATCTTCTGAAGAAATATTTGGGCCATTATAAATTGTAGGTTATATTTGAAACTCGtgcccatctccacttcagcactacTGATGCCGAATGGAGCGTGAACACCACCCGGTTTGCTGAAGTCGAGGgttagctccttcgtcttgctgacattgaggcggAGTTCGTTGCCTTGACACCTGTTAtgaagctctctatctccttgaTCTACTCCTCATTACCGGATATTCGGTCCACAAGGATAACGTTAACTGAAAACTTGTAAATGGCGGTAGTGCAGAACTGGATCGCACATCATTTAGTTTAGAAGTTTGCGAATGCGTCTTTTATCATACATACATGTTTAAGTATTCTTAACATGCTCACGTAATATTTCAGAAGGTACGGAAACGCCCAGGACCTTGCTGTCGTTCAATGCTGTCAGCACTTTGAACCACTGCTTTCAGACATGCTTTGACCTATCTTCATTTTGTTTTCCATAGGTATCTCTGGAATTTATTGTGTCgttgagggttgtttttcagttcACAGTTATTGCCAGAATAGGTGACATCATTCGTATTTCATTCCATTAATCAGACAGATCTTTGGTTGATACTGCACTCGTTTTCTTCTTTCGGGTCTCATAAAGTTATTACTGATTTTGTTTGTGTTTAATTCGtttaaattagaaacatagaaacataggtgcaggaggaggtcattcggccgttctagccagcaccgccattcattgtgatcggctgatcgtccacaatcaataacccgtgcttgccttctccccatatcccttgattccattagccactagagctcgaactaaccctctcttaaatgcatccagtgattttgcctgcactgccctctgtggcgaagaattccataaatttacaactctctgggtgaaaacgtttcttctcacctcagttttaaatggcctcccctttattctaagactgtgggttctggactcgcccaacattgggaacgtttttcatgcatctagcttgtccagtcgttttataattttatatgttctataagatcccctctcatccttctaaactccagtaaatacaagcctagtcttttcaatcttttctcatatgacaattCTTTTCACTTCAAATGGTTTTAATTGAAACTTGTTCCATTGGGCGGGGCAATAACTCGAGAAGGCAATGCTTTGCCTTCACCTCGCTGGGTGGTCCACGGTAGCTCCCGCACTACTGCACACTTCACAAAGTTTCAATGTTATGTGCCTTGATCGACGACAGAAGGATGGGAACAGTCGACACCATTTAGTAAATCGTGGACCATCAGCCGTTGCCGACTATATTTACACAGATTTTGCGTCAAGGGCAATCCAGTGTTTTTTCGAATAGGAGAGATTATGATATCTCACGCTATTCCACTGCTAGCTTACGCATGCGAGTCTGCCTATGATCCCCAAGGTTCACCTTGCATGTTCTCCTCTACAATTCTATGCGAGTTATCCCACGCGCTGAGTCGCTTTCCATTCGTCTCAGATTATATATCACAGTAGTGATGTCGACATAATTGGTTTCGTCCAATGCTGcctttttattaattttatataccCTTCATAAAGAATACCGACATCACTGTCAACAGATTTACTTCTGATCGGAGATCAGAGGTTTATCTAAACCTGTTGAAACAACGCCACAGGTAACAAAGTTCCATCTCTATGCTCGCCTTAGGTCAGACGTGGGCGCGGCCTGTGATTGTCGGGCTGTGAAATACACACTGTCTACGAACTATTCGCCACTGATCCTTTTCCATCCTTCGCTAGCCGACCTCGCCAATAGCTGTTACGGCTGCTGCCCATCGGCCtcctgcctcggtaaggccaaaCGGCCAAGTTAATTGGACACAGATTTGGCGCTGGTTTGGTTTCGGCAATGTCCACATTGTTACGTATGTTTTTTGTAATTAATTCAAACTGGTTGGATTGAGCATTTTGGGAGgaattttctatttttgtgtCTCTTGCAGTTAATTTAACGGCGATTGTGATCTTCCGCCGCGGAAAATGTGGTCTCTCCCaatgcatcactcgctacctggtgctaATGGCGGCAGCAGACCTGATTGTAGTTTTGGTTACGGTTATAGTGGAGCAGATTAATAATATCTATGTGCTTGTTAACTTCCTGCTTATAACTCCGGTGTGCGCTGTAACACTCGTTCTGAGAGTTGCAACCACGGACTGTTCCGTTTGGTTTACGGTCGCATTTACTTTCGATCGCTACATCGCCATTTCCTGTCAGAGGCTGCGGAAACGATATTGCACCGAGAGAACAGCGAATGTTGTCGCGGTAACAGTTGGGATATTGTGCTATGTAAGGTGCATTCCGTTTTACTTTATGGTGGAACCTTACGAAATAATTGACCGAGTTCCATGGCGTTGCGTCCAAAAAACTGAGTTCTTTACTTCGTCCATTTACAAAGCCTTCATTTTATTTGACAGTATTATAACGCCATTATTGCCGATCTGTTTAATCCTATTCCTCAACGGTTTAACAGTAAAATATATAATAGTGGCGAATAAGGTTCGCCGCGGCCTCCGGAACATCACAGAGAATAAGAAGGATCCAGAGATGGAGAACCGGAGAACGTCAATGATTTTATTGTTCGCTCTATCTGCCAATTTCATCTTATTGTGGATGCCCTTCGTCGTACACTCCATGATATGGCATGTGGAAAATTACTTCTACACAGACAGATATTTGAATACCCCGATGTACATCGCACAACAGTTCGGGTTTATGTTTCAGTTTCTcagttcctgcaccaacactTGTATCTATGGACTGACACAGAGGAAATTCAGGGAGGAACTGAAAAATGGAATGAAGTATGTATTTACATTAAACGGGCGGCTATGTAAATAACAAATAAATCTATTTTGTTCGGTTTTTCGAATAAATATTTGGAACTTTCTGCTTTGCGTAAAATGTCTCACCTTTTTCCATGTTTGGCAGTCGGGTACTGTCAATTCCCATATCCGGCTGAATAGACAATGGATAAAACGTGGGATCCAGCGAAAGAGGGACCAGTTGTGCAATTATACATTTTGAATATCTATAATGCAGGTAATTTGATTACATATTCTTCTGCGTTTACATCGGACTCaagtagacaatcgacaatagacaattgacaataggtgcaggagaaggccattcggcccttcgagctagcaccaccattcaatgtgattatggctgatcattctcaatcagtaccctgttcctgccttctccccataccccatcactcctctatctttaagagctctatctagccctaaagcatccagagaattggcctccactgccttctgaggcagagaattccacagatttacaactgtctgactgaaaacgtttttcctcatctccgttctaaatggcctaccccttattcttaaactgtggcccctggttctggactcccccaacattgggaacatgtttcctgcctctaacgtgtccaatcccttaataacctgaCATGTTTCAATAtgctcccctctcaaccttctaaattacagtgtatacaagcctagtcgctccaatctttcaacatacgacagtcccgcatttccgggaattaacttagtgaaccgacgctgcacgccctcaatagcaagaatatccttcctcaaatttggagactaaatctgccctgtacaactgcagaaggacctctttgctcctatactcaactcattttggtatgaaggccaacattccattggctttcttcactgcctgctgtacctgcatgcttcctttcagtgactgatgcactaggacacctagatctcgttgtacgtccccttttcctaacttgagaccattcagataataatctgccttattattcttaccaccaaagtagataacctcacatttatccacattaaactgcatctgccatgcatctacccactcacacaatctgtccaagtccccctgcaacctcgtagcatcttcctcacagttcacactgccacccagcttgtgtcatctgcaaatttgctaatgttatttttaatcccttcatctaagtcattaatgtatattggaaatagctgcggtcccagcaccgagccttgcgataccccactagtcactgcctgccattctgaaagggacccatttatccccactctttgctttctgtctgccaaccatttttttaatccaggtagtataaggaaataactgcagatgctagtacaaatcgaaggtatttattcacaaaattctggagtgcatgtcagtaccccacccccaatactacgtgctctaattttgcccattaatctcctatgtgggaccttgtcgaaggctttctgaaaatcaaggtacactacatccacatgCTCTCCtcggtccattttcctagtttcatcctcaaaaaattccagaagattagtcaagcatgatttcccctttgtaaatccatgctgactcggaaccatcctgttactgttatccaaatgctccgcaatttcgtcttttataattgactccagcatcactgatgtcagactaactggtctataatttcctgttttctctctccctcctttcttacaaagtgggataacattagctaccctccaacccacaggaactgatcctggatctatagaccattggaaaatgatcaccaatgcgtcgacGATTTCTACAGCCacatccttaagtaccctgggatgcagaccatcaggccctggggatttatcagccttcagtcccatcagtctacccaacaccatttcctgcccaatgtgaatttccttcagttcctccgtcaccctaggttcctctctggccactagaacatgtgggagattgtttgtatcttccttagtgaagacagatccaaagtaccggttcaactcgtctgccatttccttgttccccataataaattcacctgcttctgtcttcaagggacccatatttgccttaaccattttttttctcttcatgtACCggcagaagcttttactatcctcctttatattattggctagcttgccttcgtacctcatcttttcttcccgtattgccatttcagttatcttctgttgttctttaaaagagtcccaatcctctggcttcccgctcttctttgctatgttctcctacttctcttttatttttatgctttccttgacttcccttgtcagccacggttgcctcttactccccttagaatctttcctcctctttgggatgtatTCATCctccaacttctgcattattcccagaaatacctgccattgctgttccaccgtcttccttgCCAGGGTCTCCTtcaagtcaaatctggccagctccaacctcatgcctctataatcccctttgctatactgtaatactgacacttccgatcttCCCTTCTTAGTTagagaaattaaacaaaattGGAAAACTGGGGTGGATAGCATCCAGAATTGCGTTCACCCTCACTACGTAGGCTCCACTACGAGTTGAtccactgaggaacatggagtgaACATTTCTGTCAGAGCTCTCATATTCTAGACCTTCCTTGCTACTCGGTTTAGTAATCTCATTTGCTAAGGCAGGCCCAACTTTTACAAAGTTGTCATTAAATTCATCAGCAACCTCTTTTATGTTATTTATAGTTATATTATGATTTTTACCAAAGTAGCTAGGGTAATCTGCTTTCCCAATACCGGTTTTAATTATGCTGGTAATCACTTTCCATGTTCCCTGAATATTACTTCTAGTTTTTTCCAACAATTTGCTATAGTACTCCTTCTTGTTACATCTCATAATGCTTATCAAGTTATTTTTATAtctcttttatttattttcattttcttttgttcTACATTAGAGGAATTTCCTGTGGAGTACATTTTTCTTCTTGCATGCATTTTGTGATCCATGGTTTATCTACATATTTATGCTTCCCTCTGGATTTTTTTATGGGCAATTTGTTTCATAGAGTTTTGTTAATATACCCAGGAATGCATTGTAGGCTTTCTTTGGTTCATCAACATAAATGTCTTTCTAGTCTTGTTTCGTTAAGTCTTCCTTAAATGCATTGATAGTTTCCTGTGTTCTGTATTGTACCAGTTTGCGTGCATTAGTATGAGCTTTGAATCTAAGGTCGTTCTGCAGAATGGCAAAAACTGGTGGTCACTTATATCATTTATAAGCAATCCACCCACCAGTTCCCTATCAATTACGTTTGTGAATATGTTATCTATCAATGTTGTACTGTCTGTTGTTATTCTACTTGGTTTTATAATCATGGGATATAGGCAAATGCTGAACATTATGTTAATAAAATCTAGTGTCTTtgtgtgaccttttgggtttaacAAATCAATATTGCAATCACCACATATAAATACCACCTTATTATCATTTATCTTATCGTTCATTTCAGCTATCTTATCCTTAAATTGATCAACGTCTGATCCTGGTGTTCTATATACAGAATTTAAGATTATATTTTTGGCTTTTTCCACATTAATTTCAATAGTTATACATTCCATTATATTTTCTATGGTTGTTGTCATGCTGCCTTCAACTTTGCATTTGAGGTCTGTATCAACATCCAGGGCAGCTCCTCCTCCTCTTTTGTTGGTCCTATTCACACACAAAAAATATCATATCGCTCCAGTTCAACATCAACATCTTGGTCTCCACTAAGCCAAGTCTCAGATATCGCAATTACATTGAACCTCTTATCAAATTGTCTCAAATATTCTTTGATTTTTTCAGAATTGTTGTAGAGGCTTCTACTGTTGAGGTGTATTAATGATAATACTCCTTGCAGTTTCACATTACAGTTGAACTGATCTTCAGTGTAGGACTCACagttgttgttgatgttgttgttgaaaTGGTTCTCTGGGTCAATGCCATTCTCCATGTCATACAATTTATGCTCTGTATAGTCGAAACACTTAAAGATTTATTGTTTGCAcgaactcccccttcccagtcaccgGTTTATTCCCCAAACCCGTACACTCATGTCCCATAACCAAGTCGCACATTTCCATTTTATATCCAGACTTTCCCGTTCCCCTACTCGTATCCTTccatccggctttacatttcatgtcATCTTTTGTGGCGCCCTTTTGACTCCTTTTCACCTCGAGCCATTGTCACTTGGCAATATGCAATCAacgtctcgccccccccccccccccacctcatcttatgTATCCACATCACATGTTATACCTTGTCCCGGTCCCAACTTTCTTCTCCAGCGCTCTCCCACCCGACTCCTATCAGTCTGAAAAATAGTCCCTACACAAAAAGTCGTCTATCCAATACCTTCATAATTACCACCTGTGTTCTTCCAGCGCTTTTATTTTAGCTCAATATTCTAGCACCTGCTGTTCCATGTTtcgccctccacagatgttgcctgacctgtttagtTCTTCGAGCACTATACTTTGTTTGTGGGATTTTAAAAGGTATTCACGGTGAAACACAGTCCTGTCCAAAATAAAACCACACCTTCGGCCAGTCCTAGAAACTAAAAGAGGCTGAATCACCACAGAGACATCAGAGCATTCTAGTCGCACATTGGTAACAATGTAATCACTTATATGTCTGCCTGCTTATACGACTTATTCATACGAGTTCAACGTAGTCCAATTTAGTATCTAGTCACAGGTAACTAAGTTAATTGATGTTCGTGGACTCAGTGACGTCAATTGGATATCAAAGTTATATCGGTAAGTCCTTTCTTGTTGGAATTGGTCACGTCGGACAGTCGTGCGGAGTAGTTAAATTGTTACTAGTCATCCCGTGCCTAAGTTTTTATTTGCATGCAGGCATGGCCGCCTTCATTTCCTTGAGAGCTGGAAATGGTATTGAAGATCATGACCTGCTCGGAAATTATTCCCACTCAGTCCTAAAGTGATGCAGCATTGAAAGAGGTCTTTCGGCCGAACTTGCCAATGTCGAATATGATTCCGATTCTAATCTGGACCCATTTACTATCCTTCGAAatgcaggctgcaaacattcgttaacacctgcctcaggagaatacaggcggcacggtagcgcagcggtagagttgctgctttacaacgaatgcagcgccggagactcaggttcgatcctgactacgggtgctgcactgtaaggagttttgtacgttctccccgtgacctgcgtgggttttctccgagatcttcggtttcctcccacactccaaagacgtacaggtatgtaggttaattggctgggtaaatgtaaaaattgtgtaggatagtgggtgtaggatagtgttaatgtacggggatcgctgggcggcgcggacttggtgggccgaaaagacctgtttccgcgctctatatatatgatattttagtgggccaagtaggccaaaataacgacaagtagtcaaggttaacgaaagcgtgtttactgtatctctggaactccaaaagggaatgagagtcatgcggtccttgacctttatactcccggccgaagtccgcctccttggctcgacccattcccgtgccgaggggtcgtgagtggtatggcccgaccctcgggagccgccacaggaccccccccagaaccagaggcacgaagcgcaccggtggtcgcactagtcgaccgaaccgtgtacggtacccgtccgacggggggtctggcgggggctcagctgaagggacaaccgggggggctggcgggggcactgctggagggacaaacgggggcggagaagggggtacaaataccggtcgagatgaggggatcggcgggtgcggtgttggaggcacttgtaaaggggggcgcccgcgcggccgaggctgtgcaacccgcaccggctggtcaatgtccaagtgcgcttgcttgaggcgattaattgacacggcctccggtcggccccccatgtccaacacaaaagttgtctcaccgtgcttcagcaccttgaaagggccctcataaggtctctgaagctgtgctcgatgggcgtcgcggcggagaaaaacgtaggcacaatcccgaagggccaatgggacgtgcgggtggaacgtcccatggtgagacgtagggacgggtgccagttttcccactcgctcacgaaggcgctggagggtggacgaggacggttcctgctgccccggcgatgagggcacgaactccccgggcacggtgagcggcgacccgtagacgagctcggctgatgacgttgcgaggtcctccttgggtgccgtccggatgcctaataagacccacggcagtgcgtccatccaatcggggccggagagtcgtgccttcaacgcagccttgagctgccggtggaacctctccaccaggccgttagcctgcggatggtaggccgtggtgtggtgaagccgaacccctaacagctcagccatggctgaccacaactcagaggtgaactgtggtccccggtctgatgtaaggtccaccggcaccccaaagcgtgcgatccaatttgcagccaacgctcgagcacacgtggccgtggacgtgtcggtcaatggtatggcctctggccaccgggtgaacctgtcaaccaccgtgaggaggtgagtaatgcccctcgaagtcgggaggggacccacaatgtccacgtgcaggtggtcaaatcggcggtttggcagaccgatttgctggagatgcgcacgaactc from the Rhinoraja longicauda isolate Sanriku21f unplaced genomic scaffold, sRhiLon1.1 Scf000210, whole genome shotgun sequence genome contains:
- the LOC144590564 gene encoding putative G-protein coupled receptor 139 codes for the protein MSDFLGLRRNFLDRVSAKPINLTAIVIFRRGKCGLSQCITRYLVLMAAADLIVVLVTVIVEQINNIYVLVNFLLITPVCAVTLVLRVATTDCSVWFTVAFTFDRYIAISCQRLRKRYCTERTANVVAVTVGILCYVRCIPFYFMVEPYEIIDRVPWRCVQKTEFFTSSIYKAFILFDSIITPLLPICLILFLNGLTVKYIIVANKVRRGLRNITENKKDPEMENRRTSMILLFALSANFILLWMPFVVHSMIWHVENYFYTDRYLNTPMYIAQQFGFMFQFLSSCTNTCIYGLTQRKFREELKNGMKYVFTLNGRLCK